The region TGATACCCGGAAACGGACCGTGACCTTATCCTTCATGTTCTTTACATCGATCATCTGCGGTACCGTATAGCGGACTCCATTTTCTGCTGCCAGCTCCACAGCATGAGGCGCCTCTTTTTCCATATCCGCTTTCACGTAAGCAGCAGCGCCTGCTCCTGCAAGAGCCGCTTCCTCGGATACATAATCCACCAGGTCATGAACATGAAGCACATTTCCGCAGGCAAAGATGCCTGGCCGGTTGGTTTCCAGCTGGTCACCTACCACTGGGCCTGAAGTTACCTGGCTCATCCGGACGCCTGCTTCCCTGGAAAGCTCATTTTCCGGAATCAGGCCCACGGAAAGGAGAAGGGTATCGCAGCCGTAATATTCCTCTGTACCTGGAATGGGTCTGCGATTTTCATCTACCTCTGCAAGAGTAACTCCTGTCACCCGATCCTTACCCTCTATATTTACCACCGTATGGCTGAGCTTTAGGGGAATCCCATAATCGTCCAGGCATTGCACGATATTTCTCTTTAAGCCGCCGGAATAGGGCATAAGCTCTGCCACCACCTTTACCTTTGCCCCTTCCAGGGTCATGCGCCTTGCCATAATAAGGCCGATGTCTCCGGAGCCTAAGATCACCACTTCCTTTCCCACGCAGAAGCCTTCAATATTCATCAGCCTCTGGGCAGTGCCTGCGGAATAGATTCCTGCCGGCCGGAAGCCCGGTATGTTAAGGGCACCTCTGGGACGCTCCCTGCATCCCATTGCCAGGATAATGGCCCTGGCTTTTATGGTTGTCAGTCCCTCCTCCTTATTGATGACTGTCACTTCTTTGTCTTCATTTACGGAAAGGACCATGGTATTTAGTTTATACGGTATGTTCTCCGAATCTGCCATTTCAATATAACGGGCAGCATATTCCGGGCCTGTTAATTCCTCCTGAAAGGTATGGAGTCCAAAACCGTTATGGATGCACTGGTTTAAAATACCTCCAAGGCAGGACTCCCTTTCCAGGATCATTATATCCGTAATGCCTGCCTTTTTTGCTGCCACTGCCGCAGCCAGACCGGCTGGACCGCCGCCTATGATTACTATATCATGCTCTGTCATGTCACTGTCCTCCTTATTTATGGCCGGTTACTATGTTGGAGCCGGGCCTGTTCTTGCAGATATCCTCCATCTCCCTGCCGGTTTCCCTTGCCAGGATCTCCATGGTCTTAGGAGCACAGAAGCCGGCCTGGCACCGGCCCATGCCGGCACGTACACGGCGCTTGATCCCATCCAAGGAGACCGCACCCAGGGTCCGGGTAATGGCATCCACAATCTCTCCTTCACTGACTCCCTCACAGCGGCAGATGATCGTTCCGTATTGAGGGTTCTTCTTAATCAGTTCCGCTCTTTCATCGAAAGACAGCTTCTGAGGATCCAGGATCCCTTTCCGGGTTCCCTTATAATTCTCCTTTTTGGAAGCCTCCGCTTTCCTGGCAACCAGTTCTGCAATGTAAACGCCAATGGCAGGGGCACTGGTAAGGCCCGGTGATTCGATGCCTGCTGCATCAAAGAAACCAGGGGCACCGGAAACCTCTCCCAGGATAAAGTCATCCCCAGACTCATGGGCACGAAGACCAGAAAAGGAGGTGATGATCTGACGGAAGGGGATGTTCTTTACTCCCCAGGCCGCCTTCTCCATAATATCCGACAGCTCCTTAGCCGTTGTCCCGACCCATTCCTTATCCTCCACATCCGTTGCCGTTGGACCGGTCAGCAAATTGCCGTGGACCGTAGGGGTCACCAGTACGCCTTTCCCCATCTTGCCGGGAAGCTGGAAGATGGTATGGGATACATGGTTCCCTGCCTCCTTATCCAGCAGGCAGTAATCCCCTTTTCTTGCTTTGATGCGGATCTTTTCCTCACTCACCATGTTATGGATTCGGTCAGCATAAACCCCGGCTGCATTGACCACATAAGCTGCATGGATGATCCCCTCCCCGGTTTTTAAGTCAAAGCCCTTTTCCGTCTTTTCAATTTCCTTTACTTCGGTATTAAATAAAAATTCCACCCCATTGTCACAGGCGTTTTCCGCCAGTGCGATGGTCAGTCCAAAGGGGCAGACGATCCCGCCGCTGGGTGCATATAATGCCGCCACAACCGTCTCCGTCACATTGGGTTCCATTGCCCTTACCTCGTCACCGGTAAGGATGGCCAAACCGGGAACTCCGTTTTTCACGCCCTTTTCATAAAGCTTCTTAAGAGCCGGCATATCCTCTTCTGAAAAGCAAAGCACCAGTGAGCCGTTCCGGATCAATGAGAAATCCAGCTCCTTTGAAAGCTCCCCCATCATACGGTTGCCCTCTACATTGAATCTGGCCTTTAAGGAACCAGGCACCGCATCGTGTCCTGCATGGACAATGGCACTGTTGGACTTTGACGTACCGGAACAGACATCCTCCTCCTTCTCAATGACACAGATGCTTAAGTCATAGCGGGCAAGCTCCCTTGCTACCGCACAGCCGATTACGCCGCTGCCGATGATCGCTGCATCGTAATTCAATACCTTCATGTTTTTTTCCTCCATATCCCTTATGGTCTCCCTTATGGTAGAAACCAAATAAAAAAGAGTAAGGAAAATACACGGATTTCTCCGCATTATTCCCTTACTCTTTCATCTCAAAGGTTTTTTATTTGATTGTCTTAATGCTAGCACAGCCAGGGTAGAATTGTCAAGATTTTTCTGCCAAAGCTTCCTATTCGCTGACTGCCATAACCGTGTTTTCCTCTGCCAGCTTGGATAACAAGGCTCCCTTATCAAAGCCGGGAGGATAAATGACCTCAAATTCCAGCTTGATTTCATCCTTTTTATTCTTATTGATTTTTACGGAAGCGATCTCTACCTTTTCCTTTTCCAGAAACTCTTCCATGTTTTTCACCGCCCCGTTTTTTTGGGCAATGGTCATCCGCAGGCAGCCGCAGGAAGCCACCTGGGCAAAATAACTGATCCTGTGTGTCAGAGTCTGCATGACGATGATGAGTACTGCAGACAATATGCCTACAATGTACTGGCCCGCCCCAAGAGCCAGCCCCACCCCGGCGGTAGCCCATATTCCGGCTGCTGTTGTCAGACCGTTTACCAGATTATTCCTCACAAAAATAACCCCTGCACCTAAAAATCCCACGCCGCTTACCACCTGGGCCGCAATCCTGGCTCCATCGCTGGCAGGGATGTCCGAAAACCCATATTTCGATACCACCATCATAAGAGATGAGCCGATGGCAACAATGGCGTGGGTCCGGATTCCAGCCGATTTGTTCCGGTTTTTTCTTTCACTGCCTATCAAAAACCCTAATAGACCGGCTGCTATGATGCGCAGCATATATTCCAGCTGGATCATCACATACGATAAGGTAATTCCCCCAAACAATAAATATGTCCCCTCCAAATCCTGCCCCTCCACGTTCTACTTCTCGTCTTCCGACCAGCAAAGGGCACATTTTACCGCTCTCTTCCAGCCCTTTACCAGCTTTTTCCGGTATTCTTCCTCCATCTGGCTGCCAAAGGACCTGGATGCCTTCCAGTTGGCCTTGATCTCTTCCCGGTTTTTCCAGTAGCCCACCGCAAGCCCGGCTAAGTATGCGGCTCCCAGGGCCGTGGTTTCAATGCATTCCGGTCTTACAAGCTCCGTATTCAGCAAGTCAGACTGGAACTGCATAAGAAAATTGTTGGCACATGCGCCCCCATCCACCTTTAACTGCTTTAAATGGATATCCGAATCCTGCTCCATGGCTTCAATAAGATCGTAAACCTGATAAGCCATGGATTCCACCGTGGCCCTGATAAACTGCTCCTTGCTGGTCCCCCTTGTCACCCCTACAATGGTTCCCCTTGCATACTGGTCCCAATAAGGGCCCCCAAGCCCAGCAAAGGCCGGTACTATGTAAACACCCCCGGTATCTTCCACAGCCTTGCAGTATTCCTCCGTCTGGGAGGCGGAACGGACCATCCGCATCTCATCCCTTAACCACTGTACAGCAGCGCCCGCCACAAATACGCTCCCTTCCAGGGCATACTGGATGCTTCCCTGATCGCTGGCTGCTATGGTAGTCAGCAGCCCGTGCCCGGACTTCACCGCCTTTTCTCCTGTATTCATAAGAAGGAAACAGCCGGTTCCATAGGTGTTCTTCACCTCTCCCGCTTCAAAGCAGCACTGGCCGAATAACGCCGCCTGCTGGTCTCCTGCTGCTCCTGCAATAGGGATCTTTCCTCCCATTACATCGGATGAGGTGTAGCCGTATATACAGCTTGAGGGTTTCACTTCCGGCAGCATGCACTTCGGGATCCTGAAATAGTTAAGGATCTCTTCATCCCAGCATTTCCTGTGAATGTCAAAAAGCATGGTCCTGGAAGCATTGGTATAATCCGTTACATGGATACAGCCCTTGGTTAAGTTCCAGATCAGCCAGGTATCCACCGTTCCAAACAGCAACTCCCCCCGTTCTGCCCGTTCTCTTGCCCCTTTTACATTATCCAGGATCCATTCGATCTTGCTTCCTGAAAAATAGGCATCGGGGATGAGTCCTGTCCTGTCAATCACCATTTCTTCCAGCCCATCCTGCTTCAGTTTTTCGATCCTGTCGGAAGTCCTGCGGCATTGCCATACGATGGCGTGGTAAACCGGCTCCCCTGTCTCTTTATCCCAGACCACCGTAGTTTCCCTTTGGTTGGTGATCCCGATGGCAGCAATGTCACTGTAATGGGCCCCGATCTTTCCCATGGCCTCCATGGTCACAGACAGCTGTGAAGACCATATCTCCATGGGGTCATGCTCCACCCACCCAGGCTGCGGAAAAATCTGAGTAAACTCCTTTTGTGCTGCACTGCAGATGTTTCCCTGTTCATCGAACAGGATGCACCTGGAACTTGTCGTGCCCTGATCCAGGGCAATGACATATCTTCCCATAATTTCCTTCCCCTTCCAGTAATCGCCCCCGGATTACATTCCTTGTTAAATATTTCTCAAGGAATAAAGAAAGAGCCTTGGAAATGAACGGTTACCCGCACTCATCACCTGGCTCTGTCATCTCTTAGGCTATCTATTTATGTATACTTTATAGTACCATGTACCAAAAAGTATGTCAAGATTTAAGGGGATTATTTTCTTAATGCAGGCTCTCTCTGACTGTCTTAAATGCCTGGATTACAAGGGTCGGTATGATTGCAAAAATGAAGATGGTAATAAGCTGCCTCACCGTCAAATCTGCCACATAAAAAAAGGTATGAAGTCCAGGGATAAACAGCACGGCTCCTAAAAGCACAGCGCCTGCCTCAAAGGCCATAATGCTCCACAAATTGCTTTGAAAGCCTATCTTCAGGATCGAATGGCCGCTTCTGCAGTTAAAGCCGTGGAACAGCCTTGCCAGGGTCAGGGTGGAAAATGCCATGGTACTGGCTGCCGCCTCGCTTCCGGTCACCAGGCCGGTGTGATAGGAGGTCATGGTACAGACTGCGATAAGAGCCCCCTGAAGAAGGATCTGAAAGACAAAACGCTTTGTTAAGATCCCTTCCTTGGGGTTTCTGGGCTTCTGGGCCAGAAGGTCTGCTTCCGCCTTTTCCATGCCAATGGCAATGGCCGGAAGGGAGTCGGTCAAAAGGTTGATAAACAGCAGATGCACCGGTGCAAAGGGTGTCGGGAGAGCCAGAAGTGATGTATACAATACACAAAGGATCCCGGCCATATTTCCTGATAAGAGAAATTTAATGGCATTGCGGATGTTCCGGTAAACATTGCGCCCATTGGCAACCGCCTTAATGATGGTGGCAAAATTATCATCGGTAAGGATCATGGCAGAGGCATCTTTAGACACTTCTGTCCCCATTTTTCCCATGGCCACTCCAATGTCGGCCTGTTTCAAGGCAGGGGCATCATTGACCCCGTCTCCTGTCATCGCTACGATATGGCCCTTTTTCTGCCAGGAACGGACAATCCGTATCTTATGCTCCGGCGAGACCCGGGCGTAAACGCTGATACGCTCCAGTCTGCGGCTTAACTCTTCCTCCGGCATGTCATCAAGCTCCGGCCCGCTGACCGCCAGATCATCCTCTCCCAGAATGCCGATTTTCTCCGCAATGGCTGATGCGGTGATCTTATGGTCTCCTGTGATCATCACCGGCCGTATGCCTGCTCTCCTGGCATTCAGCACGGCATTTCTTGTTTCCGGGCGGGGGGGATCCATCATTGCAGTCATCCCCAGAAAGATACAGCCTGATTCTGACTTCTCTGTGAGATTTTCATCCTCATCCATTTCCCGGCAGGCAAAGGTCAGGACCCTTAGCCCCTGTTTGGAAAACTCCATGTTCTGCTCCATCAGGGCCT is a window of [Clostridium] saccharolyticum WM1 DNA encoding:
- a CDS encoding NAD(P)/FAD-dependent oxidoreductase — its product is MTEHDIVIIGGGPAGLAAAVAAKKAGITDIMILERESCLGGILNQCIHNGFGLHTFQEELTGPEYAARYIEMADSENIPYKLNTMVLSVNEDKEVTVINKEEGLTTIKARAIILAMGCRERPRGALNIPGFRPAGIYSAGTAQRLMNIEGFCVGKEVVILGSGDIGLIMARRMTLEGAKVKVVAELMPYSGGLKRNIVQCLDDYGIPLKLSHTVVNIEGKDRVTGVTLAEVDENRRPIPGTEEYYGCDTLLLSVGLIPENELSREAGVRMSQVTSGPVVGDQLETNRPGIFACGNVLHVHDLVDYVSEEAALAGAGAAAYVKADMEKEAPHAVELAAENGVRYTVPQMIDVKNMKDKVTVRFRVSDVYKGRFISVYYDNVRVSHKKKMILAPGEMEQVILKKDSFKDYPELKRIVVCTEVE
- a CDS encoding NAD(P)/FAD-dependent oxidoreductase; protein product: MKVLNYDAAIIGSGVIGCAVARELARYDLSICVIEKEEDVCSGTSKSNSAIVHAGHDAVPGSLKARFNVEGNRMMGELSKELDFSLIRNGSLVLCFSEEDMPALKKLYEKGVKNGVPGLAILTGDEVRAMEPNVTETVVAALYAPSGGIVCPFGLTIALAENACDNGVEFLFNTEVKEIEKTEKGFDLKTGEGIIHAAYVVNAAGVYADRIHNMVSEEKIRIKARKGDYCLLDKEAGNHVSHTIFQLPGKMGKGVLVTPTVHGNLLTGPTATDVEDKEWVGTTAKELSDIMEKAAWGVKNIPFRQIITSFSGLRAHESGDDFILGEVSGAPGFFDAAGIESPGLTSAPAIGVYIAELVARKAEASKKENYKGTRKGILDPQKLSFDERAELIKKNPQYGTIICRCEGVSEGEIVDAITRTLGAVSLDGIKRRVRAGMGRCQAGFCAPKTMEILARETGREMEDICKNRPGSNIVTGHK
- a CDS encoding MgtC/SapB family protein gives rise to the protein MEGTYLLFGGITLSYVMIQLEYMLRIIAAGLLGFLIGSERKNRNKSAGIRTHAIVAIGSSLMMVVSKYGFSDIPASDGARIAAQVVSGVGFLGAGVIFVRNNLVNGLTTAAGIWATAGVGLALGAGQYIVGILSAVLIIVMQTLTHRISYFAQVASCGCLRMTIAQKNGAVKNMEEFLEKEKVEIASVKINKNKKDEIKLEFEVIYPPGFDKGALLSKLAEENTVMAVSE
- the glpK gene encoding glycerol kinase GlpK → MGRYVIALDQGTTSSRCILFDEQGNICSAAQKEFTQIFPQPGWVEHDPMEIWSSQLSVTMEAMGKIGAHYSDIAAIGITNQRETTVVWDKETGEPVYHAIVWQCRRTSDRIEKLKQDGLEEMVIDRTGLIPDAYFSGSKIEWILDNVKGARERAERGELLFGTVDTWLIWNLTKGCIHVTDYTNASRTMLFDIHRKCWDEEILNYFRIPKCMLPEVKPSSCIYGYTSSDVMGGKIPIAGAAGDQQAALFGQCCFEAGEVKNTYGTGCFLLMNTGEKAVKSGHGLLTTIAASDQGSIQYALEGSVFVAGAAVQWLRDEMRMVRSASQTEEYCKAVEDTGGVYIVPAFAGLGGPYWDQYARGTIVGVTRGTSKEQFIRATVESMAYQVYDLIEAMEQDSDIHLKQLKVDGGACANNFLMQFQSDLLNTELVRPECIETTALGAAYLAGLAVGYWKNREEIKANWKASRSFGSQMEEEYRKKLVKGWKRAVKCALCWSEDEK